In one Streptomyces venezuelae genomic region, the following are encoded:
- a CDS encoding ROK family transcriptional regulator: MRNGARGHDLIALRRLNTTVVLRALHHRSPRTLAELAASTGLSRPTVEAAVEELAERGLVGEAAEEAGERAPGRPARRFRFRTEAGYVLGADIGLHKMVLLLADLGGTVLAAHRGAIDPGLGGSARLDLLRHTTETFLDAHVPRRAAVLARCVGVPGVVDKGGVVTSVVVPEWSGVDLGRLIEDGEPGHTLVENDVNLAVLAERWQGAATLAGDVVCVLTGHRVSCSLTIGGRLHRGRRGGAGELGMLPLLGMSTAQEALKWPGGPDGRRTGESEVAALARAADAADPRALAAVADFADRLAPGIAALALAVDPELIVLTGGATPVGRHLVPLLEERLRPMTLHVPRIALSTLGERGVAIGAVRKALDRVEEDLLADKAS, encoded by the coding sequence ATGCGAAACGGGGCACGGGGGCACGATCTGATCGCCCTGCGGCGGCTGAACACCACCGTCGTGCTGCGCGCCCTGCACCACCGCAGCCCGCGCACCCTCGCCGAACTCGCCGCGAGCACCGGCCTGTCCCGGCCCACCGTGGAAGCCGCCGTCGAGGAGCTGGCCGAACGCGGACTCGTCGGCGAGGCCGCCGAGGAGGCGGGGGAGCGCGCGCCGGGCCGGCCCGCACGCCGCTTCCGCTTCCGCACCGAAGCCGGATACGTCCTGGGCGCCGACATAGGGCTCCACAAAATGGTGCTGCTCCTCGCCGACCTGGGCGGCACCGTCCTCGCCGCCCACCGCGGCGCCATCGACCCCGGACTCGGCGGCAGCGCCCGCCTCGACCTGCTGCGCCACACCACGGAGACCTTCCTGGACGCCCACGTCCCGCGCCGCGCCGCCGTCCTCGCCCGCTGCGTGGGCGTGCCGGGCGTCGTCGACAAGGGCGGCGTCGTGACCTCCGTGGTCGTGCCCGAGTGGTCCGGCGTCGACCTCGGACGGCTGATCGAGGACGGCGAACCCGGTCACACCCTCGTCGAGAACGACGTGAACCTCGCGGTCCTCGCCGAGCGCTGGCAGGGCGCCGCCACCCTCGCGGGCGACGTCGTCTGCGTCCTGACCGGACACCGCGTCTCGTGCAGCCTCACCATCGGCGGGCGGCTGCACCGGGGCAGGCGGGGCGGCGCCGGCGAACTCGGGATGCTGCCCCTGCTCGGCATGAGCACCGCCCAGGAAGCCCTGAAGTGGCCGGGCGGCCCCGACGGGCGGCGCACCGGCGAGTCCGAGGTCGCCGCGCTGGCCCGCGCGGCCGACGCGGCGGACCCGCGGGCCCTGGCCGCCGTCGCGGACTTCGCCGACCGGCTCGCACCCGGCATCGCGGCGCTCGCGCTCGCCGTCGACCCGGAACTGATCGTGCTGACCGGCGGGGCGACCCCCGTCGGCCGCCACCTGGTGCCGCTGCTCGAGGAGCGGCTGCGCCCCATGACCCTGCACGTCCCGCGCATCGCCCTGAGCACGCTCGGCGAGCGCGGCGTGGCCATCGGCGCCGTGCGCAAGGCGCTCGACCGGGTGGAGGAGGACCTGCTCGCGGACAAGGCGTCGTAG